One Petrotoga sibirica DSM 13575 genomic window carries:
- a CDS encoding metal-sensing transcriptional repressor, with protein sequence MKHEKALRKLKTARGQIDAAIKMIEEERYCIDISKQLLATISLLKNAHSEILKKHIETCVKDATSSNDAEEINVKLEELEEVFDYLKKT encoded by the coding sequence ATGAAACATGAAAAGGCTCTTAGAAAACTTAAAACAGCGCGTGGACAGATTGATGCAGCTATAAAAATGATTGAAGAAGAAAGATACTGTATTGATATATCTAAGCAACTGTTAGCCACAATTTCCCTTTTAAAAAATGCTCACTCTGAAATATTGAAAAAACACATAGAAACGTGCGTGAAAGATGCCACATCTTCTAACGATGCCGAAGAAATCAATGTAAAATTGGAAGAACTTGAAGAGGTTTTCGATTATCTCAAAAAAACTTAG